A stretch of the Medicago truncatula cultivar Jemalong A17 chromosome 5, MtrunA17r5.0-ANR, whole genome shotgun sequence genome encodes the following:
- the LOC25494467 gene encoding O-acyltransferase WSD1 isoform X2, whose translation MQGEDDEPLTPAGRLFLQPEMNQIIHCVIGLKKPIDVDSVKTQIQNSVMLQHPRFTSLMVRDHRGVEHWRPIKIDLDRHIFIINNESVSEDKDDESAISEYMSDLCTESKLSMDKPLWEMHILRAHKCIIFRIHHSLGDGISLMSMLLAGCRKLQDPNSLPTISLPNNNNKSQRRNLWSILIALYFSFIYVIQFILRVLWIRDRKTAITGGEGVDLWPRKIATATFSLEHMKTVKNAVPNATINDVLFAVISSGISRYLDFREPNGLQDGVQLTGLAMVNLRKQPGLQELSNLMKSNSGAKWGNKFGLFLLPIYYHRSNSSDPLEYLKRAKVMIDRKKRSLEAHLSYKIGDLVMSTLGPKFASLLNYRILCNTTFTISNVVGPQEEIMIGGNPITFLRANNSALPHALVLNMVSYAGKADMQVQVAKDIIPDPEFLAKCFEDALLEMKEQVTTKI comes from the exons ATGCAGGGTGAGGATGATGAACCTCTGACCCCAGCGGGGAGGTTGTTCCTACAACCAGAGATGAACCAAATAATCCACTGTGTCATAGGGTTGAAGAAACCAATCGATGTTGATTCAGTAAAAACCCAAATCCAAAACTCAGTTATGCTCCAACATCCAAGGTTCACTAGCCTCATGGTTCGTGACCATCGAGGTGTTGAACACTGGCGTCCAATCAAAATTGACCTCGACCGCCACATCTTTATCATCAACAACGAATCAGTCTCCGAGGATAAGGATGATGAATCAGCAATCAGTGAGTATATGTCTGATTTATGCACAGAATCAAAACTGAGCATGGATAAGCCACTTTGGGAGATGCATATTCTGAGAGCACACAAGTGTATTATATTTAGAATTCATCATTCACTTGGAGATGGAATATCACTCATGTCGATGCTCCTTGCTGGTTGTAGGAAGTTGCAAGATCCAAACTCTCTTCCAACCATATCTCTtccaaataacaacaacaaatctcAAAGAAGAAATTTATGGAGTATCCTGATTGCTCtgtatttttcatttatatatgtCATCCAATTCATTCTGAGGGTTCTATGGATTCGTGACCGTAAAACCGCTATAACAGGCGGAGAAGGGGTTGACCTTTGGCCCAGGAAGATAGCAACTGCTACTTTTTCATTGGAACACATGAAGACTGTCAAGAACGCTGTTCCTAACGCG ACCATAAACGACGTTCTATTTGCAGTTATATCATCTGGAATATCAAGATACCTGGACTTCAGAGAACCTAATG GGCTGCAAGATGGTGTTCAGCTAACAGGATTAGCTATGGTCAACTTGAGGAAGCAGCCAGGATTGCAG GAACTGTCCAATTTGATGAAAAGCAATTCAGGGGCAAAATGGGGCAACAAATTTGGTTTGTTCCTACTGCCTATATATTATCATAGAAGCAACAGTTCAGATCCTTTAGAATATTTGAAGAGAGCTAAAGTAATGATTGACAGAAAGAAACGATCTTTGGAAGCCCATTTGTCATACAAAATTGGAGATTTAGTAATGTCAACTCTTGGTCCAAAG TTTGCTAGCTTGCTAAATTATCGAATACTCTGCAACACTACCTTTACAATCTCAAATGTGGTTGGCCCTCAAGAGGAGATTATGATTGGAGGCAATCCTATAACGTTCTTAAGGGCAAATAATTCTGCCTTGCCTCAT GCACTTGTTTTGAATATGGTGAGTTATGCTGGAAAGGCCGACATGCAAGTGCAGGTGGCTAAAGACATCATTCCTGATCCTGAATTTCTTGCCAAGTGCTTTGAagatgcattacttgaaatgaAGGAGCAGGTTACAACCAAAATCTGA
- the LOC25494467 gene encoding O-acyltransferase WSD1 isoform X1, whose product MQGEDDEPLTPAGRLFLQPEMNQIIHCVIGLKKPIDVDSVKTQIQNSVMLQHPRFTSLMVRDHRGVEHWRPIKIDLDRHIFIINNESVSEDKDDESAISEYMSDLCTESKLSMDKPLWEMHILRAHKCIIFRIHHSLGDGISLMSMLLAGCRKLQDPNSLPTISLPNNNNKSQRRNLWSILIALYFSFIYVIQFILRVLWIRDRKTAITGGEGVDLWPRKIATATFSLEHMKTVKNAVPNATINDVLFAVISSGISRYLDFREPNGLQDGVQLTGLAMVNLRKQPGLQNEHYLHQELSNLMKSNSGAKWGNKFGLFLLPIYYHRSNSSDPLEYLKRAKVMIDRKKRSLEAHLSYKIGDLVMSTLGPKFASLLNYRILCNTTFTISNVVGPQEEIMIGGNPITFLRANNSALPHALVLNMVSYAGKADMQVQVAKDIIPDPEFLAKCFEDALLEMKEQVTTKI is encoded by the exons ATGCAGGGTGAGGATGATGAACCTCTGACCCCAGCGGGGAGGTTGTTCCTACAACCAGAGATGAACCAAATAATCCACTGTGTCATAGGGTTGAAGAAACCAATCGATGTTGATTCAGTAAAAACCCAAATCCAAAACTCAGTTATGCTCCAACATCCAAGGTTCACTAGCCTCATGGTTCGTGACCATCGAGGTGTTGAACACTGGCGTCCAATCAAAATTGACCTCGACCGCCACATCTTTATCATCAACAACGAATCAGTCTCCGAGGATAAGGATGATGAATCAGCAATCAGTGAGTATATGTCTGATTTATGCACAGAATCAAAACTGAGCATGGATAAGCCACTTTGGGAGATGCATATTCTGAGAGCACACAAGTGTATTATATTTAGAATTCATCATTCACTTGGAGATGGAATATCACTCATGTCGATGCTCCTTGCTGGTTGTAGGAAGTTGCAAGATCCAAACTCTCTTCCAACCATATCTCTtccaaataacaacaacaaatctcAAAGAAGAAATTTATGGAGTATCCTGATTGCTCtgtatttttcatttatatatgtCATCCAATTCATTCTGAGGGTTCTATGGATTCGTGACCGTAAAACCGCTATAACAGGCGGAGAAGGGGTTGACCTTTGGCCCAGGAAGATAGCAACTGCTACTTTTTCATTGGAACACATGAAGACTGTCAAGAACGCTGTTCCTAACGCG ACCATAAACGACGTTCTATTTGCAGTTATATCATCTGGAATATCAAGATACCTGGACTTCAGAGAACCTAATG GGCTGCAAGATGGTGTTCAGCTAACAGGATTAGCTATGGTCAACTTGAGGAAGCAGCCAGGATTGCAG AATGAGCATTACTTGCATCAGGAACTGTCCAATTTGATGAAAAGCAATTCAGGGGCAAAATGGGGCAACAAATTTGGTTTGTTCCTACTGCCTATATATTATCATAGAAGCAACAGTTCAGATCCTTTAGAATATTTGAAGAGAGCTAAAGTAATGATTGACAGAAAGAAACGATCTTTGGAAGCCCATTTGTCATACAAAATTGGAGATTTAGTAATGTCAACTCTTGGTCCAAAG TTTGCTAGCTTGCTAAATTATCGAATACTCTGCAACACTACCTTTACAATCTCAAATGTGGTTGGCCCTCAAGAGGAGATTATGATTGGAGGCAATCCTATAACGTTCTTAAGGGCAAATAATTCTGCCTTGCCTCAT GCACTTGTTTTGAATATGGTGAGTTATGCTGGAAAGGCCGACATGCAAGTGCAGGTGGCTAAAGACATCATTCCTGATCCTGAATTTCTTGCCAAGTGCTTTGAagatgcattacttgaaatgaAGGAGCAGGTTACAACCAAAATCTGA
- the LOC25494468 gene encoding elicitor-responsive protein 1, with amino-acid sequence MMSSGTIAGIQGQPLEVTVVCCSKLKDTEWISRQDPYVCLEYATNKFRTKTCTDGGKNPVFQEKFVFSLIEGLREINVAVWNYNTVTSDDFIGTGKVQLHKVLSQGFDDSAWPLQTKNGRHAGEVKLIMHYANAKVNHQKPAGSSSHIPYMATPPAVPLYNQVPSYYPQQQPHSNYHNPAIPAAAASAYPPPPSYPAASHNPSPYPPPPPSPYPPPHSYPPSSAYPPPSYPPPTGYPPNAGFYPPPY; translated from the exons ATGATGTCTAGCGGAACGATAGCAGGGATCCAAGGGCAACCTCTCGAGGTTACTG TGGTGTGTTGCTCGAAATTGAAAGACACAGAATGGATTTCAAGACAAGATCCTTATGTTTGCCTTGAATACGCGACCAACAAGTTCCGAACCAAAACATGCACAG ATGGTGGAAAAAACCCTGTTTTTCAAGAGAAGTTTGTGTTTTCCCTCATTGAAGGCCTTCGTGAGATCAATGTCGCTGTTTGGAACTACAATACTGTCACCTCTGATGACTTTATCGGCACCGGAAAGGTTCAATTGCACAAGGTTCTCTCTCAAGGTTTTGATGACTCTGCATGGCCACTTCAAACTAAAAATGGCAG ACACGCAGGTGAAGTGAAACTCATAATGCATTATGCTAATGCCAAAGTGAATCACCAG AAACCTGCAGGCTCCTCAAGCCATATTCCTTACATGGCAACACCGCCGGCAGTCCCGTTATATAATCAGGTTCCTTCCTACTACCCACAGCAACAACCACACTCTAATTATCACAATCCAGCAATACCTGCTGCTGCTGCTTCTGCTTATCCACCACCACCATCTTACCCTGCTGCTTCACACAATCCATCACCctatccaccaccaccaccatcgcCATACCCTCCTCCCCACTCTTATCCTCCATCTTCAGCCTATCCACCGCCTTCATACCCTCCACCTACAGGTTATCCTCCAAACGCTG gaTTCTATCCTCCGCCATACTGA